A region from the Candidatus Baltobacteraceae bacterium genome encodes:
- the meaB gene encoding methylmalonyl Co-A mutase-associated GTPase MeaB → MLRDFDAGRARGLARAISWAESGRGAELVRRLYARSGRALTIGLTGPPGVGKSTLSSALVRKARSLEKSVGVVSVDPSSPFSRGALLGDRIRLTEHFVDPHVFIRSMASRGHLGGVAGATADAVLLMDAFGLDVVLVETVGVGQSEIEIAGLAQTTVVALQPGSGDSIQVLKAGIMEIADVFVVNKADHPMANQLRREIRGMMEMLEFKGWVPELVMTQALSGEGVDDLWRAIEAHRVFLNETGEIVTRRREAFAHQVRQLALGKLEARLDRDLDSRLATDLDPYAAADALLQGWG, encoded by the coding sequence TTGCTGCGTGACTTCGACGCCGGGCGCGCGCGCGGTCTCGCGCGCGCGATCTCCTGGGCCGAGAGCGGGCGCGGCGCCGAGCTCGTCCGCAGGTTGTACGCGCGCTCGGGCCGCGCGCTCACGATCGGGCTCACCGGACCACCCGGCGTCGGGAAATCGACGCTCAGCTCGGCGCTCGTTCGCAAAGCGCGTTCGCTGGAAAAGAGCGTCGGCGTCGTTTCCGTCGATCCCAGCTCGCCGTTTTCGCGCGGTGCGCTGCTCGGCGACCGTATCCGCCTAACCGAGCATTTCGTCGATCCGCATGTCTTCATCCGGTCGATGGCCAGTCGCGGACACCTCGGCGGCGTCGCCGGTGCAACGGCCGACGCGGTGCTGTTGATGGACGCGTTCGGTCTGGACGTCGTGCTCGTCGAAACGGTCGGCGTCGGTCAAAGCGAGATCGAAATTGCCGGACTCGCGCAAACGACGGTGGTCGCGCTGCAGCCGGGCAGCGGCGATTCGATACAGGTGCTCAAAGCGGGCATCATGGAGATCGCCGACGTCTTCGTGGTCAACAAAGCCGATCACCCGATGGCCAATCAGTTGCGGCGTGAAATTCGAGGCATGATGGAGATGCTCGAGTTCAAAGGCTGGGTGCCGGAGCTGGTGATGACGCAGGCGCTCTCGGGCGAGGGTGTCGACGACCTTTGGCGCGCGATCGAAGCGCACCGCGTCTTTTTGAACGAGACCGGCGAGATCGTCACGCGGCGGCGCGAGGCCTTTGCTCATCAAGTTCGGCAGCTCGCGCTGGGCAAACTCGAAGCGCGCCTCGATCGCGATCTCGACTCGCGGCTCGCGACCGATCTCGACCCGTATGCCGCGGCCGACGCGCTGCTCCAAGGTTGGGGTTGA
- the gltX gene encoding glutamate--tRNA ligase encodes MRTRIAPSPTGDPHVGTAYVALINYAFAKHHGGAFILRIEDTDQARSTPESEGAILDSLHWLGLSWDEGPDVGGPHGPYRQSERSGIYQRYARELLEKGDAFKCFCTPQRLEEMRVAQRAAGVPSRYDGLCLTYSKEEAARREAAGEPFVVRMKVPGAGIAVVDDLRRGKIEIEWKTVDMQVLMKSDGLPTYHLANVVDDHLMEITHVIRGEEWVSSAPKHLLLYRYFGWEPPKLMHVPLLRNPDKSKLSKRKNPTGILFYQAMGYLPEALLNFLGLLSNAASEEQDELMSLAQMVERFNLEHVPLGGPVFDVRKLDWLNGRYLREAFDAQAFAQRFFAWARRKEPERILTLAQSRVERLSDVAPLVAFLFAGRLPMTLEQLRASKLDDPAMRQAFSLAIQEFDGLASWDMAAIESVLRRVAESIGVKFRDAVRAFYIAMSGSSTSIPLFDSMEMLGRDLVRERLRGALDLLGGAK; translated from the coding sequence GTGAGGACTCGGATCGCGCCGTCGCCGACGGGCGACCCTCACGTGGGCACGGCATACGTCGCGCTCATCAACTACGCGTTCGCCAAACACCACGGCGGCGCGTTCATTTTGCGCATCGAGGACACCGATCAGGCGCGCAGCACGCCCGAGAGCGAGGGCGCGATCTTGGATTCGCTGCACTGGCTCGGCCTTTCATGGGACGAGGGCCCCGACGTCGGCGGTCCCCACGGTCCGTATCGTCAGAGCGAGCGATCGGGAATCTATCAGCGCTACGCGCGCGAGCTGCTGGAGAAGGGCGACGCGTTCAAGTGCTTTTGCACGCCGCAGCGCCTCGAGGAGATGCGCGTCGCGCAGCGTGCCGCCGGCGTGCCGTCGCGCTACGACGGCCTGTGCCTGACCTATTCGAAGGAAGAAGCGGCGCGCCGCGAAGCGGCGGGCGAGCCGTTCGTCGTGCGCATGAAAGTTCCGGGCGCCGGGATCGCCGTCGTCGACGATCTGCGCCGCGGCAAGATCGAAATCGAGTGGAAGACCGTCGACATGCAGGTCTTGATGAAGTCCGACGGGTTGCCGACCTACCATTTGGCCAACGTCGTCGACGATCATCTGATGGAGATCACACACGTCATTCGCGGCGAAGAGTGGGTCTCGAGCGCCCCCAAACATCTTTTACTCTACCGGTACTTCGGCTGGGAACCGCCGAAGCTGATGCACGTTCCGCTGCTGCGCAATCCGGACAAGTCGAAACTCTCGAAACGCAAAAACCCGACCGGTATTCTGTTTTATCAGGCGATGGGATATCTGCCCGAGGCGTTGCTCAACTTTTTGGGGTTGCTCTCCAACGCGGCGAGCGAAGAGCAAGACGAGCTGATGTCGCTCGCGCAAATGGTCGAACGCTTCAACCTCGAGCACGTGCCGCTCGGCGGCCCGGTCTTCGACGTGCGCAAGCTCGACTGGCTCAACGGCCGGTACTTGCGCGAAGCCTTCGACGCGCAGGCCTTCGCGCAGCGCTTCTTCGCGTGGGCGCGCCGGAAAGAGCCTGAGCGCATCCTCACGCTGGCGCAGTCACGCGTCGAACGGCTGAGCGACGTGGCGCCTCTCGTCGCTTTTCTGTTTGCGGGACGGCTGCCGATGACGCTCGAGCAACTGCGTGCGAGCAAGCTCGACGACCCGGCGATGCGTCAAGCATTTTCGCTTGCGATACAAGAGTTCGACGGGCTCGCAAGCTGGGACATGGCCGCGATCGAGAGCGTGCTCCGCCGCGTCGCCGAGTCGATCGGCGTAAAGTTTCGCGACGCCGTCCGCGCGTTCTACATCGCGATGAGCGGCAGCTCCACCTCGATTCCGCTCTTCGATTCGATGGAGATGCTGGGGCGCGATCTGGTGCGCGAGCGCCTTCGCGGTGCACTCGATCTCCTGGGAGGGGCGAAATGA
- a CDS encoding cobalamin B12-binding domain-containing protein, with protein sequence MANRPLRIIVAKAGLDGHDRGAKVIARALRDAGMEVIYTGLFQTPEQIVQTAIQEDADGIGLSILSGAHMTLFPLVLEQLRAQGAEDVVFFGGGTIPPEDADELRRLGVKAIFTPGAPLQEIIDFVEAECGKRRELVG encoded by the coding sequence ATGGCGAATCGACCCCTGCGGATCATCGTCGCTAAGGCCGGCCTCGACGGTCACGACCGCGGGGCCAAGGTGATCGCGCGCGCATTGCGCGACGCCGGAATGGAGGTGATCTACACGGGTCTCTTCCAGACGCCCGAGCAGATCGTGCAGACGGCCATTCAAGAGGACGCCGACGGCATCGGCCTTTCGATCCTCTCGGGCGCGCACATGACGCTCTTTCCGCTCGTGCTCGAGCAGCTGCGTGCGCAAGGCGCCGAAGACGTCGTCTTTTTCGGCGGCGGAACGATTCCGCCGGAAGACGCGGATGAATTGCGCCGCCTGGGCGTCAAGGCGATCTTTACGCCGGGCGCGCCGTTGCAGGAGATCATCGACTTCGTCGAAGCCGAGTGCGGCAAACGCCGCGAACTCGTAGGATAA
- the glmU gene encoding bifunctional UDP-N-acetylglucosamine diphosphorylase/glucosamine-1-phosphate N-acetyltransferase GlmU, with protein MSVRAIVLAAGKGTRMKSRMPKVLHELCGRPMLWYTLRALHVAGIDDVIVVTSGELQEEIARFGVPGVVQSEQLGTGHAVKIALENIGERADGKIVVAYGDMPLVPAEIFGRIVGALDDGKATVMSLVTVKMPLPSNFGRVVRRGKNVKRIVEVRDASADELEIEEMNAGVYAFGERELREAVAALENDNAQKEYYLTDVVEHFVRSGKRVRPILVEDHVHALGINDRVELAIARREMNARICAQHMRDGVTILDPATTYLEPELEIGRDTVIYPNTAISLLTTIGENCTIGPNARLSEARIGDRVEIRESVVVRSEIGSDSLIGPFAHIRGRAKLAGHNRVGNFVEIKNSEYARGAKSAHLAYLGDSSIGEETNIGAGTITCNFDGQRKNRTTIGKNVSIGSNTSIVAPRTIGDGALTGAGSVVTKDVAPGERVAGNPAKPLPQKEAEPSKG; from the coding sequence ATGAGCGTGCGCGCGATCGTGTTGGCGGCGGGCAAGGGAACGCGGATGAAGAGCCGCATGCCCAAGGTATTGCACGAGCTTTGCGGGCGCCCGATGCTGTGGTACACGTTGCGCGCGCTGCACGTCGCCGGGATCGACGACGTGATCGTCGTGACCAGCGGCGAGCTGCAAGAGGAGATCGCGCGCTTCGGCGTGCCCGGCGTCGTGCAGAGCGAGCAGCTCGGTACCGGGCACGCGGTCAAGATCGCGCTCGAGAACATCGGCGAGCGCGCGGACGGAAAAATCGTCGTCGCCTACGGCGACATGCCGCTTGTCCCGGCGGAGATCTTCGGGCGGATCGTCGGCGCGCTCGATGACGGCAAGGCGACGGTGATGTCGCTCGTCACCGTGAAGATGCCGCTGCCCTCGAACTTCGGACGCGTCGTGCGCCGTGGAAAGAACGTGAAGCGCATCGTCGAGGTGCGCGACGCCTCGGCCGACGAACTCGAGATCGAGGAGATGAACGCCGGCGTCTACGCGTTCGGCGAGCGCGAACTGCGCGAAGCGGTCGCGGCGCTCGAGAACGACAACGCGCAGAAAGAATATTATCTCACCGACGTGGTCGAGCACTTCGTTCGCAGCGGCAAACGTGTCCGGCCGATCCTAGTCGAGGATCACGTGCACGCGCTCGGGATCAACGACCGCGTCGAACTCGCGATCGCGCGGCGCGAGATGAACGCGCGGATTTGCGCGCAGCACATGCGCGACGGCGTGACCATTCTCGACCCCGCGACGACCTATCTCGAGCCCGAACTCGAGATCGGCCGCGACACCGTGATCTATCCCAATACCGCCATCTCGCTGCTCACGACGATCGGTGAGAATTGCACGATCGGGCCGAACGCGCGCCTTTCCGAAGCGCGCATCGGCGACCGGGTCGAGATCCGCGAGAGCGTGGTGGTGCGCAGCGAAATCGGCAGTGATTCGCTGATCGGGCCGTTCGCGCACATCCGCGGCCGCGCGAAGCTCGCCGGGCACAATCGGGTCGGCAATTTCGTCGAGATCAAGAATTCGGAGTATGCGCGCGGGGCGAAGTCCGCGCACCTCGCCTATCTCGGCGACAGTTCGATCGGCGAGGAAACGAACATCGGCGCCGGGACGATCACGTGCAATTTCGACGGTCAGCGCAAGAACCGCACGACCATCGGAAAGAATGTCTCGATCGGGTCCAACACCTCGATCGTTGCGCCGCGCACGATCGGGGACGGTGCGCTCACCGGCGCGGGCTCGGTCGTCACCAAGGACGTTGCGCCGGGCGAGCGCGTCGCCGGGAATCCTGCCAAGCCGCTGCCGCAGAAGGAAGCGGAGCCGTCTAAAGGCTGA
- a CDS encoding glycoside hydrolase family 125 protein, translating to MLHAIVASLLIAQTLIVPLTGARTRNIQTDTLFHTLFHDFFLEDDGTTYVQTGDIPAMWLRDSSAQTIPYVRFQANYPLLRVRFAGVIERDARAIDKDVYANAFQEDYHTWERKWEVDSIAWPVILAEVYLRATGDRTIFTPNFHVALKQIVFTYNCEEHHRECSHYVYPYHVPTKDEFDEGTGLIWGAFRPSDDPVEYRFNIPQNAIAAVALRDIASLARTGYGDVQLSREAQQLEARVMIGILRYGIFYDAQRGVWMYAYETDGYGNYNLMDDANVPNLTELPGIDWCSSYDPIYLNTRAFVLSMDNPWYFSGRYAQGLGSPHTPYGFVWPLGIIGRALTSTDDLEIENSITTLAETDSEDGLIHESFYPDGYWRYTRQEFGWANALYAELLFRTLAGYRAELFANGDGTMVPFELRTQTPVLVSRVDQLDNTADLVGTLGRLLYEGRDAAINQAP from the coding sequence ATGCTCCACGCGATCGTTGCATCGCTGCTGATCGCGCAAACCCTCATCGTACCGTTGACCGGCGCGCGCACGCGGAACATCCAAACCGACACGCTCTTCCACACGCTCTTTCACGATTTTTTTCTGGAAGACGACGGAACCACGTACGTGCAGACCGGCGACATTCCGGCGATGTGGCTGCGCGATTCCTCGGCGCAAACGATTCCGTACGTGCGTTTTCAGGCTAACTACCCGCTGCTCCGCGTACGGTTCGCCGGCGTCATCGAACGCGACGCGCGCGCGATCGACAAAGACGTCTACGCGAATGCGTTTCAGGAAGACTACCACACCTGGGAACGCAAATGGGAAGTCGACTCGATCGCCTGGCCGGTGATTTTGGCGGAAGTCTATCTGCGAGCGACCGGCGACCGCACGATCTTCACGCCGAATTTCCACGTGGCGCTCAAACAGATCGTCTTCACCTATAACTGCGAAGAGCATCATCGTGAGTGCAGTCACTACGTTTATCCCTATCACGTACCGACCAAAGACGAGTTCGACGAGGGCACCGGGCTGATCTGGGGCGCCTTTCGCCCTTCCGACGACCCGGTGGAATACCGTTTCAACATTCCCCAGAACGCCATTGCCGCAGTCGCCCTGCGCGACATCGCCTCGCTCGCGCGCACCGGTTACGGCGACGTGCAGCTCAGCCGCGAGGCGCAGCAGCTCGAAGCTCGCGTCATGATCGGGATCCTGCGCTACGGCATCTTCTACGACGCGCAGCGCGGCGTATGGATGTACGCCTACGAGACCGACGGCTACGGGAATTACAATCTCATGGACGACGCCAATGTCCCCAACTTGACCGAGCTGCCGGGCATCGACTGGTGCTCTTCCTACGATCCCATCTACCTCAACACACGCGCGTTCGTGCTTAGCATGGACAACCCGTGGTATTTCAGCGGCCGCTACGCGCAGGGACTTGGCAGCCCGCACACGCCGTACGGCTTCGTCTGGCCGCTCGGGATCATCGGGCGCGCGCTGACCTCGACCGACGACCTCGAGATCGAAAACAGCATCACCACGCTGGCCGAGACCGACAGCGAAGATGGACTCATTCACGAGAGCTTCTACCCCGACGGCTACTGGCGCTACACGCGTCAGGAGTTCGGCTGGGCCAACGCACTCTATGCGGAATTGCTCTTCCGCACGCTGGCCGGCTACCGCGCCGAACTCTTCGCGAACGGTGACGGGACGATGGTTCCGTTCGAACTGCGCACGCAGACGCCGGTTCTCGTTTCGCGCGTCGATCAACTCGACAACACGGCCGATTTGGTCGGGACGCTGGGCCGTCTGCTCTACGAAGGGCGCGACGCCGCGATCAATCAGGCG
- a CDS encoding serine hydrolase domain-containing protein yields MLPAALLAASLALTPAQSAKIDAVVAQVMQSSHIRGLSLGVSRKGHVVFLRGYGMRRCMTNAPVDGYTVFRVGSVTKQFTAALVLEEADRSALPLNAEVDGITIAELLSQTSGLLSYTDPGETLDRALDAPTQFTPGTRWQYSNSNYYLLGTALQSVTKLSFSTLLADRITKPLNLASTMLGVPLAENVARGCAWDGSQWELAAEGPNDSPALAFSASGMSSNVPDLLTWLWNLYDGTIIAQDSFDQMTRSWTLADGTPTNYGFGFFTDRWYGLPVAQHPGYVDGFSAEDALVLNDGTAIAILSNADQVPLVPLAKSLVEIVEPLKDHALVATISQPAIFEDPRITALVRNLIAELTAGTIDRSLLSENLSLSLDDRRARSYAQTLAPLGKLEQAFFNESTIVGEVTSETYTLVFAHGRLMLHLDLRDGKVDDLALDAVR; encoded by the coding sequence ATGTTGCCCGCGGCGCTCCTGGCTGCGTCGCTGGCGTTGACGCCCGCGCAATCGGCGAAGATCGATGCGGTGGTCGCGCAAGTGATGCAAAGCAGCCACATTCGAGGGCTATCGCTCGGCGTATCCCGTAAAGGACACGTCGTCTTTCTACGGGGCTACGGTATGCGCCGCTGCATGACGAACGCACCGGTCGACGGCTACACGGTTTTTCGCGTCGGCTCCGTTACCAAGCAATTCACAGCGGCGCTGGTGCTCGAAGAAGCCGATCGCAGCGCGCTGCCGCTCAATGCCGAAGTCGACGGGATCACGATCGCAGAATTGCTCTCGCAAACCAGCGGCCTGCTCTCTTACACCGACCCCGGCGAGACGCTCGATCGCGCGCTCGACGCGCCGACTCAGTTTACACCGGGCACACGTTGGCAATACAGCAACAGCAACTATTATTTGCTGGGCACTGCACTCCAATCGGTAACGAAATTGAGTTTCTCCACGTTGCTCGCCGACCGCATCACCAAACCGCTGAACCTCGCCTCGACGATGTTGGGTGTGCCGCTGGCCGAGAACGTCGCGCGCGGTTGCGCCTGGGACGGATCGCAATGGGAGCTCGCAGCCGAAGGCCCCAACGATTCGCCCGCGCTGGCTTTTAGCGCGAGCGGAATGAGCAGCAACGTGCCCGATCTGCTGACGTGGCTTTGGAATCTGTACGATGGTACGATCATCGCCCAAGACAGTTTCGATCAAATGACCCGTTCGTGGACGCTTGCCGACGGAACGCCGACCAACTACGGCTTCGGGTTCTTCACCGACCGGTGGTACGGGCTGCCCGTCGCGCAGCACCCCGGCTACGTCGACGGTTTCAGCGCCGAGGACGCGCTCGTCCTCAACGACGGCACGGCGATCGCGATTCTTTCCAACGCCGATCAGGTTCCGCTCGTTCCGCTTGCCAAGAGCCTGGTCGAAATCGTGGAGCCGCTCAAAGATCACGCGCTGGTCGCGACAATTTCACAGCCGGCGATCTTCGAAGATCCGCGGATTACGGCGCTCGTGCGCAACTTGATCGCGGAGCTCACCGCCGGAACCATCGATCGCTCGCTGCTCTCGGAGAATCTTTCGCTCTCCTTGGATGACCGGCGCGCACGCAGCTACGCGCAAACGCTGGCGCCGCTCGGCAAGCTCGAACAAGCCTTCTTCAACGAATCGACGATCGTGGGCGAGGTCACCAGCGAAACGTACACCCTGGTCTTCGCGCACGGTCGGCTGATGCTGCATCTCGATTTGCGCGATGGCAAGGTCGACGACCTCGCACTCGACGCGGTTCGATAG
- a CDS encoding methylmalonyl-CoA mutase family protein: protein MIERPAAAGRSGPGSGATDRTISDIPLRPVYEPADVQRVEPLPGVYPYTRGIHPNGYRDRLWTMRQFAGFGNAKQTNERYHFLLAQGQHGLSVAFDMPTLMGYDSDAPQARGEVGKCGVAIDSLRDMEVLFDGIDMADITTSMTINGPAAIAVAQYVAAAEKKGISRKVLGGTIQADILKEYIAQKEWIFPPRPHMRIIVDMIEFCTAEMPRWNTISISGYHIREAGSTAAQELAFTLADGFAYVEAAMDRGLDVDAFAPRLSFFFNSHIDFFEEIAKFRAARRIYARRMRERYRAKNPKSWQLRFHTQTAGCSATAQQPENNIVRVAYEAMAAVLGGTQSLHTNSMDEVLALPTEKSVEIALRTQQVLAYETNVTNVTDPLGGSYFIEALTDEMERQAEAYFDQIENYGGVIEAIEAGFFQKEIAEASYRYQRSIESKDRIIVGVNYFERDEERVEIDLLKVTEEVARGQARALAELRASRDGGRVQATLDRLQQACRNEGDNVMPHLIDCVNAYCTEGEIVEAMAAVYGRYTERSVF from the coding sequence ATGATCGAGCGCCCGGCGGCCGCAGGCCGCAGCGGGCCCGGCTCGGGCGCGACCGACCGCACGATCTCGGATATCCCGCTTCGCCCGGTCTACGAGCCCGCCGACGTTCAGCGCGTCGAGCCGCTCCCGGGCGTGTATCCGTACACCCGCGGCATCCATCCGAACGGCTACCGTGACCGGCTGTGGACGATGCGCCAATTCGCCGGCTTCGGAAACGCCAAGCAAACGAACGAACGCTATCATTTTTTGCTCGCGCAGGGCCAGCACGGCCTTTCGGTCGCTTTCGACATGCCGACCCTGATGGGCTACGATTCCGACGCACCGCAGGCGCGCGGCGAGGTCGGCAAATGCGGCGTCGCCATCGACTCGCTGCGCGACATGGAAGTGCTCTTCGACGGCATCGACATGGCCGATATCACGACCTCGATGACGATCAACGGGCCGGCCGCGATCGCGGTCGCGCAATACGTCGCCGCCGCCGAGAAGAAGGGTATTTCGCGCAAGGTGCTCGGCGGAACGATTCAAGCCGACATCCTCAAAGAGTACATCGCGCAGAAAGAGTGGATCTTTCCGCCGCGCCCGCACATGCGCATCATCGTCGACATGATCGAGTTCTGTACCGCCGAGATGCCGAGGTGGAACACGATCTCGATCTCGGGTTATCACATTCGCGAGGCGGGCTCGACCGCCGCGCAAGAACTCGCGTTCACGCTGGCCGACGGCTTTGCGTATGTGGAAGCGGCGATGGACCGCGGGCTCGACGTCGATGCTTTCGCACCGCGCCTCTCCTTCTTTTTCAACTCGCACATCGATTTCTTCGAGGAGATCGCGAAGTTCCGCGCAGCCCGGCGCATCTACGCGCGCCGCATGCGCGAGCGCTATCGCGCCAAGAACCCGAAGTCGTGGCAATTGCGGTTCCACACCCAGACGGCCGGCTGCAGCGCAACCGCGCAGCAACCGGAGAACAACATCGTGCGCGTTGCGTACGAAGCGATGGCGGCGGTGCTCGGCGGCACGCAATCGCTGCACACCAACTCGATGGACGAAGTGCTCGCGCTGCCGACCGAGAAATCGGTCGAGATCGCGCTGCGCACGCAGCAAGTTCTAGCTTACGAAACCAACGTTACCAACGTCACCGATCCGCTCGGCGGATCGTACTTCATCGAAGCCCTGACCGACGAGATGGAACGGCAGGCCGAAGCCTACTTCGACCAGATCGAAAACTACGGCGGCGTGATCGAAGCGATCGAAGCCGGATTTTTTCAAAAGGAGATCGCCGAAGCGAGCTATCGCTATCAGCGCTCGATCGAATCGAAAGACCGGATCATCGTCGGCGTCAACTATTTCGAACGCGACGAGGAGCGGGTCGAGATCGATTTGCTCAAGGTTACCGAGGAAGTCGCCCGCGGCCAGGCGCGTGCCCTTGCCGAGTTGCGTGCGAGCCGTGACGGCGGGCGCGTGCAGGCGACGCTCGATCGCTTGCAGCAGGCCTGCCGGAACGAGGGCGACAACGTGATGCCCCATCTGATCGACTGCGTCAATGCGTATTGTACCGAGGGCGAGATCGTGGAAGCGATGGCTGCCGTCTACGGGCGATACACGGAACGATCGGTATTTTGA